The following coding sequences lie in one Arabidopsis thaliana chromosome 3, partial sequence genomic window:
- a CDS encoding Receptor-like protein kinase-related family protein (Receptor-like protein kinase-related family protein; FUNCTIONS IN: molecular_function unknown; INVOLVED IN: response to abscisic acid stimulus; LOCATED IN: cell wall, vacuole; EXPRESSED IN: 17 plant structures; EXPRESSED DURING: 9 growth stages; CONTAINS InterPro DOMAIN/s: Protein of unknown function DUF26 (InterPro:IPR002902); BEST Arabidopsis thaliana protein match is: Domain of unknown function (DUF26) (TAIR:AT3G58310.1); Has 1682 Blast hits to 1490 proteins in 22 species: Archae - 0; Bacteria - 0; Metazoa - 0; Fungi - 0; Plants - 1682; Viruses - 0; Other Eukaryotes - 0 (source: NCBI BLink).) — translation MSSLKRIVWFPILAIAIQILSIHTVLSQSQNNAFLFHKCSDIEGSFTSKSLYESNLNNLFSQLSYKVPSTGFAASSTGNTPNNVNGLALCRGDASSSDCRSCLETAIPELRQRCPNNKAGIVWYDNCLVKYSSTNFFGKIDFENRFYLYNVKNVSDPSTFNSQTKALLTELTKKATTRDNQKLFATGEKNIGKNKLYGLVQCTRDLKSITCKACLNGIIGELPNCCDGKEGGRVVGGSCNFRYEIYPFVKTA, via the exons aTGTCTTCATTAAAACGCATCGTTTGGTTCCCTATCTTGGCCATAGCCATACAAATTCTCTCTATACATACCGTTTTGTCTCAAAGCCAGAACAATGCGTTTCTCTTCCACAAGTGCTCAGACATCGAAGGAAGCTTTACCTCAAAAAGTCTCTACGAGTCAAATCTCAACAATCTCTTTAGTCAGCTCTCTTACAAAGTTCCATCCACCGGTTTTGCCGCCTCCTCCACTGGCAACACTCCAAACAACGTCAACGGTTTGGCCCTTTGCCGCGGTGATGCCTCCTCCTCTGACTGCCGCTCTTGTCTTGAGACTGCCATCCCCGAG CTACGTCAGAGATGTCCGAACAACAAGGCGGGAATAGTATGGTATGACAACTGTCTTGTAAAGTATTCCTCGACCAATTTCTTCGGGAAGATAGATTTCGAGAACAGGTTCTATTTGTACAACGTCAAAAATGTGAGTGATCCATCAACATTCAACTCGCAGACGAAAGCTCTTTTAACCGAGCTGACAAAGAAAGCGACTACTAGAGATAACCAGAAGCTATTTGCGACAGGAGAGAAAAATATCGGAAAGAATAAATTGTACGGACTAGTGCAATGTACGAGGGACTTGAAGAGTATTACTTGTAAGGCGTGTTTAAATGGAATTATTGGGGAGCTTCCTAACTGTTGCGACGGTAAAGAAGGAGGGAGAGTTGTGGGTGGGAGCTGTAACTTTAGGTATGAGATTTACCCTTTTGTTAAGACTGCTTGA